In Thermobaculum terrenum ATCC BAA-798, one genomic interval encodes:
- a CDS encoding divalent metal cation transporter: protein MFHGLFTALLVVGVIVALVPGLNVIGLLVFTQVLNGLLLPVVLVSLPRLVNNRHVMGGVRERHLLQPPGLGYGFLRDPPILCLPADHPPGSLRHLRISQG from the coding sequence GTGTTCCATGGCCTGTTCACTGCGCTGCTGGTCGTGGGGGTGATCGTGGCACTCGTTCCTGGGCTGAACGTGATAGGCCTGCTCGTGTTCACACAGGTGCTCAACGGCCTGCTCCTGCCCGTGGTGCTCGTCTCCCTGCCCAGACTGGTCAACAATCGCCACGTGATGGGGGGAGTACGTGAACGGCACCTTCTACAACCTCCTGGCCTGGGCTACGGTTTTCTTCGTGATCCTCCTATCCTGTGCCTACCTGCTGATCACCCTCCTGGGAGCCTTCGGCATCTCCGTATAAGTCAGGGATAA
- a CDS encoding TetR/AcrR family transcriptional regulator produces MSGESHRGHRAEPAGTWERARRLRADARRNLERILDAAREVFAELGPYAPLDEVVRRAGVGAGTLYRRFPDRQSLLRAVAMDTWARLIDEADRALAEEVNAFDALSRYMHRAVDLRVGAVMPSLMGAMPMDGEMQSAASRSAEAAQQLLTAAWEEGSLRRDVTFGDIGLLLIRMSRPMPSPFPRELDNALAHRHLELCIEGLRAINANRPLAGPTMTLEDLRSLPSDASRTSPEIEHPHRQQQ; encoded by the coding sequence ATGAGCGGCGAATCTCATAGGGGCCACAGGGCCGAACCCGCGGGGACTTGGGAGCGTGCTCGCAGGTTGCGCGCGGATGCGCGCCGCAACCTGGAGCGCATCCTCGATGCGGCGAGGGAGGTGTTTGCCGAGCTAGGGCCTTATGCACCACTGGATGAGGTGGTGCGACGTGCTGGGGTAGGGGCAGGTACTCTCTACCGGAGGTTTCCGGACCGCCAGTCGCTGTTGCGCGCGGTTGCCATGGACACCTGGGCCCGCCTGATCGATGAGGCTGATCGAGCTCTGGCCGAAGAGGTCAACGCCTTTGATGCCCTCTCGCGCTACATGCATCGCGCGGTCGACCTACGCGTTGGTGCGGTAATGCCTTCCCTAATGGGTGCGATGCCTATGGATGGTGAGATGCAGTCAGCGGCATCACGGTCGGCGGAAGCCGCCCAGCAACTGCTGACTGCAGCCTGGGAGGAGGGATCGCTGCGCAGGGACGTCACCTTTGGAGACATCGGCCTGTTGCTCATCCGCATGAGCCGCCCTATGCCTAGCCCCTTTCCACGCGAGCTGGACAACGCCCTTGCCCACCGACACCTAGAGCTATGTATCGAAGGTCTGCGAGCTATCAACGCCAACCGCCCTCTGGCAGGCCCCACTATGACATTGGAGGATCTGCGCTCTCTGCCTTCCGACGCATCGCGCACCTCCCCGGAGATCGAACACCCCCATCGTCAACAGCAATAG
- a CDS encoding TIGR03560 family F420-dependent LLM class oxidoreductase codes for MKLGLHIPATDWEGGAAQLGSRLAEIVAAAEAAGFEAISVSDHVWGSQYTGGIEASQIEAYTTLGFIAAHTHRVRLLTLVTAATYRHPGLLAKMVTTLDVLSGGRAMLGIGVGNYPQEALGLGLPFPSLPERFELLEETVQVCLRMWEGERGDGRPFQGRHVQLGRAINAPQSLSRPHPPIMIAGGGERRTLPLVARYADACNLPPSPDVPRKLDLLRRLCEREGRDYSAIEKTAPFRFDVGPDGSKVDELLAQLRWLAGMGIEMVFGWVVGVDRIRPIEIMGREVIPAAAEMGAG; via the coding sequence ATGAAGCTGGGGCTACACATACCAGCAACCGATTGGGAGGGAGGGGCTGCCCAACTGGGATCGAGGCTGGCGGAGATAGTGGCAGCGGCGGAGGCCGCCGGCTTTGAAGCCATCAGCGTATCGGATCACGTGTGGGGCAGCCAATATACCGGTGGCATCGAGGCCAGCCAGATCGAGGCCTACACCACGCTTGGGTTCATCGCCGCCCATACACACCGCGTGCGGCTCCTGACCCTGGTGACTGCTGCTACGTACAGGCATCCTGGCTTGCTCGCCAAGATGGTGACGACGCTCGACGTGCTCTCAGGAGGGAGGGCCATGCTTGGTATAGGCGTGGGGAACTATCCACAGGAGGCTTTGGGGTTGGGACTGCCCTTCCCATCTCTCCCCGAGCGGTTCGAGCTGCTGGAGGAGACTGTGCAGGTGTGCCTGAGGATGTGGGAGGGCGAGCGCGGTGACGGGAGGCCCTTCCAGGGCAGGCACGTGCAGCTCGGGCGCGCCATCAACGCACCGCAGAGCCTCAGCAGGCCCCACCCACCGATCATGATTGCTGGCGGTGGGGAACGGAGGACGCTGCCCCTCGTTGCCAGGTACGCCGATGCCTGCAACCTGCCGCCATCCCCTGATGTCCCCCGCAAGCTGGACCTGCTGCGCCGCCTCTGCGAGCGGGAAGGGCGGGACTACAGCGCGATCGAGAAGACAGCTCCCTTCCGGTTCGACGTCGGCCCAGATGGCTCAAAGGTAGACGAGCTGCTGGCTCAGCTTCGCTGGCTGGCCGGCATGGGGATCGAGATGGTGTTCGGTTGGGTCGTAGGGGTGGATCGGATCAGGCCGATCGAGATCATGGGGCGCGAGGTGATACCCGCTGCTGCAGAGATGGGGGCGGGGTGA
- a CDS encoding VOC family protein, whose translation MRAVPALPVRAVEPSVSFYRDVLGFACPHSEEGFAILRWGDVEIHLWAATDESWRARTDGYPVLSGAESFIAGTASCRVEVTGVDALYDRLLPLGVVHPNGRLEDKPWGTREFAVLDPDNNLLTFFERR comes from the coding sequence TTGAGAGCCGTTCCAGCCCTGCCCGTCAGGGCCGTTGAGCCCAGCGTGTCCTTTTACCGCGATGTGCTGGGCTTTGCATGCCCTCACTCCGAGGAGGGGTTTGCCATACTGCGATGGGGCGACGTCGAGATACATCTGTGGGCTGCCACCGACGAGAGCTGGCGAGCTCGCACCGACGGCTACCCAGTCCTGTCGGGCGCGGAGTCGTTCATCGCCGGGACGGCCAGCTGCAGGGTCGAGGTAACAGGGGTCGATGCGCTCTATGATCGCCTGCTACCTCTGGGCGTCGTGCACCCCAACGGCCGTCTCGAAGACAAGCCCTGGGGGACGCGCGAGTTCGCGGTGCTCGACCCAGATAACAACCTCCTGACCTTCTTCGAGCGTCGATAA
- a CDS encoding CBU_0592 family membrane protein, which produces MLQVVSVVGAVAILLAFAANQFRWLDRTSVAYQGLNLLGSLLLTVVAVAERQYGFILLEGVWAIVSLWGLITLSTGRSSQAGGRADG; this is translated from the coding sequence ATGCTGCAGGTCGTTTCCGTGGTCGGCGCCGTAGCTATACTCCTGGCCTTTGCCGCCAACCAGTTCCGGTGGCTGGACAGGACGAGCGTCGCCTATCAGGGGCTCAACCTCCTGGGATCTCTGCTGCTCACGGTCGTGGCCGTGGCCGAGAGGCAGTACGGCTTCATCCTGCTGGAGGGGGTGTGGGCGATCGTGAGCCTGTGGGGCTTGATTACGCTGTCGACGGGCCGCTCCTCTCAGGCGGGCGGACGGGCTGACGGATAA
- a CDS encoding malectin domain-containing carbohydrate-binding protein — protein sequence MSYYRPRGFRLLAILVLGLVLALTGCSLGRHGEPRSRPTPTVRASTQAAATPTAAQPLPTPTPSGGPSSSSSTGSIRLQGMRLQPTYNSVAVELPFDGDADGNARVQLQFRSGDSPWRDALPPWRVQGEAFYGSILLLAPGTKYEIKASVEDPDGVVGRAVVSQEVTTWPEDNPAPADLRPTYFVRADGSDEADGRSPTSAWRTLEKAFEDAPPGAVVQVGPGSYAPPAVERDKPLTLVAQYPAVDDDRNPINEGKRAIIEPAVIAFPRGSGGEHEAPWRRVTLKGPATGQSFSIWAWKGAPVEGVVQMAFAPSRDSPLRRVAKWDIKDGASEGFTMEAPEGWTEILYTNRSYNYGFAAFGSDVYLRLPGDVDPNTQYVWLKGSTGELNGDTVFDADNVHLSGFEVRLSDVVFDPNADHGMVDHNLFQGASVVYRAAQKPRYRYPTHHVVERNLFEDQGTWSDDPSMPAIPWPFIKGALLLRDGKSSWSRIGAEAETTAVWGRGGANALVVRYNTIRGYFNGVSPGYQKDYDRYAGYNQDVHDNLISQIADDAIEIDGPSINFKAWRNRIEHASVALSTAPLSDGPAYFFRNQVWQLGNDGVGADLTGNKGVGVTGFKYSGTSSGPGLIYVVHNTFWTNRPEANGGAQFGSGGGSQEHFWLRNNLFVATRYAFSAPGNSSTSMAGKITKGTTSDIKGTRDDEIYQQGRYGDFDYHIPVPNGEYKVVLKFAETFHSEPGQRLFDVYLEGERVLHRFDIAQVAGPLTAVDRSFETEVKDKSLDITFKSLVDNALLSGLEAIGEGGRVIRIDAGSESPHKDALGAIWSPDEYYGEHEQTGKWNEDYDYFATTDTTRGLGYGGNRYTKDVGAYRRDSGQGEHTNLSGSFIQLPDIPGAPRGDLSLPDDSPLVDAGVPVPNISDLRGRTYLGSAPDIGALEKR from the coding sequence TTGAGCTACTATCGCCCACGAGGGTTCCGCTTGCTCGCGATCCTGGTGCTGGGCCTTGTATTGGCCCTGACGGGATGTTCGCTGGGCAGGCACGGGGAACCTCGCAGCCGCCCCACGCCCACGGTACGGGCGAGCACGCAGGCGGCAGCTACCCCGACCGCTGCCCAGCCTCTGCCCACCCCCACACCCTCCGGGGGGCCTTCATCTAGCAGCTCCACAGGCTCCATCCGGTTGCAGGGGATGAGGCTCCAGCCCACCTACAACAGCGTGGCGGTGGAGCTGCCTTTTGATGGGGATGCCGACGGCAACGCGCGTGTGCAGCTGCAGTTCCGGAGCGGCGACTCGCCTTGGCGGGATGCCCTGCCCCCCTGGCGCGTGCAGGGTGAGGCTTTCTATGGATCCATCCTCCTGCTGGCCCCCGGGACCAAGTACGAGATCAAGGCTTCCGTGGAGGACCCCGACGGGGTGGTGGGGCGGGCGGTCGTCTCTCAGGAGGTGACCACCTGGCCGGAGGACAACCCTGCGCCCGCGGACCTCAGGCCGACCTACTTCGTGCGCGCCGACGGCAGCGACGAGGCCGATGGCCGATCGCCCACCTCCGCCTGGCGCACCCTGGAGAAGGCCTTCGAGGACGCCCCACCAGGAGCTGTGGTGCAGGTGGGGCCCGGATCGTACGCCCCTCCGGCTGTGGAGAGGGACAAGCCCCTGACGCTTGTGGCGCAGTATCCCGCGGTGGACGATGACCGCAATCCGATCAACGAGGGCAAGCGCGCGATCATAGAGCCCGCGGTGATAGCCTTCCCCCGAGGGAGCGGGGGTGAGCATGAGGCCCCCTGGCGCAGAGTGACCCTTAAAGGCCCCGCGACCGGGCAGTCATTCTCCATATGGGCCTGGAAGGGCGCGCCGGTGGAGGGCGTGGTCCAGATGGCCTTTGCCCCCTCGCGCGACTCCCCCCTGCGCCGGGTGGCCAAGTGGGATATCAAGGACGGCGCCTCCGAGGGCTTCACGATGGAGGCTCCTGAGGGCTGGACGGAGATCCTCTACACCAACCGCTCTTACAACTACGGGTTCGCGGCCTTCGGGAGTGACGTCTACCTGCGGTTGCCCGGCGACGTGGACCCTAACACGCAGTATGTGTGGCTCAAGGGCTCCACGGGCGAGCTCAATGGCGACACGGTGTTCGATGCCGACAACGTGCACCTGTCAGGGTTCGAGGTCAGGCTCTCCGATGTGGTGTTCGACCCCAACGCCGACCACGGCATGGTGGATCACAACCTGTTCCAGGGCGCCAGCGTGGTCTACCGAGCGGCTCAGAAGCCTCGCTACAGGTATCCCACTCACCACGTGGTCGAGCGTAACCTCTTCGAGGACCAGGGCACCTGGTCCGACGATCCCTCGATGCCCGCCATCCCCTGGCCCTTCATCAAGGGGGCCCTGCTGCTCAGGGACGGCAAGAGTAGTTGGAGCAGGATAGGGGCCGAGGCCGAGACGACCGCCGTGTGGGGGAGGGGTGGCGCCAATGCCCTGGTCGTCCGGTACAACACCATCAGGGGCTACTTTAACGGCGTCTCCCCCGGCTACCAGAAGGACTACGACCGCTACGCCGGCTACAACCAGGACGTCCACGATAACCTCATCTCCCAGATAGCGGACGATGCGATCGAGATCGACGGGCCATCCATCAACTTCAAGGCTTGGCGCAACAGGATAGAGCACGCCTCGGTGGCGCTCTCCACAGCTCCGCTGAGCGATGGCCCGGCCTACTTCTTCCGTAACCAGGTGTGGCAGCTGGGCAACGATGGCGTGGGGGCCGACCTCACCGGCAACAAGGGGGTCGGCGTCACGGGGTTCAAGTACTCCGGCACCAGCTCCGGTCCGGGCCTGATATACGTGGTGCACAACACCTTTTGGACGAACAGGCCGGAGGCCAACGGTGGGGCCCAGTTCGGAAGCGGCGGGGGCAGCCAGGAGCACTTCTGGCTGCGCAACAACCTGTTCGTGGCCACCAGGTACGCCTTCTCGGCGCCCGGCAACTCCAGCACCTCCATGGCGGGCAAGATCACCAAGGGCACCACGAGCGATATCAAGGGCACGCGGGACGACGAGATCTATCAGCAAGGGAGGTACGGGGATTTCGACTACCACATCCCAGTGCCCAACGGCGAGTACAAGGTGGTGCTGAAGTTCGCCGAGACCTTCCACTCAGAGCCCGGGCAGAGGCTCTTCGACGTGTACCTGGAAGGGGAACGGGTGCTGCACCGCTTCGACATAGCGCAGGTAGCGGGACCCCTGACGGCAGTCGACCGCAGCTTTGAGACCGAGGTGAAGGATAAGTCGCTCGACATAACTTTCAAGAGCCTGGTGGACAACGCCCTCCTGTCGGGTCTGGAAGCTATCGGTGAGGGCGGCAGGGTGATCAGGATAGATGCCGGTAGCGAGAGCCCTCACAAGGATGCATTGGGAGCGATCTGGTCGCCGGACGAGTACTACGGAGAGCATGAGCAGACCGGGAAGTGGAACGAGGACTACGACTACTTCGCGACCACCGATACCACTCGGGGGCTGGGGTACGGAGGCAACCGGTACACGAAGGATGTGGGCGCCTACAGGCGGGACAGCGGTCAGGGGGAACACACCAACCTCTCGGGCAGCTTCATCCAGCTGCCAGACATCCCGGGAGCCCCAAGGGGCGACCTCTCTCTCCCGGATGATTCCCCCCTGGTCGACGCCGGGGTTCCCGTCCCCAACATCTCTGACCTGCGGGGCAGGACCTATCTGGGAAGTGCGCCCGATATAGGCGCCCTGGAGAAGCGGTAG
- a CDS encoding nucleotidyltransferase domain-containing protein, protein MPADSYKLTPEERLLLLLASAEPGSRADEQAAHLLSQPFDWPRLLAIAHSQDVVPVLPYSPLWSAVRACAPPEVLSNIQERRLLVMMANMSAAAELDRIERALQDEGVAVIPLKGVSLLRRLYPGLDARRCGDIDLLVKPGDRERACEILRAMGYSPLGEPRPGQLSHPFHGVPLARASAHGGHVVELHWNLTDPSFVPVDLERLWARAQQTREPRGEMSLPSEELLVFLALHLPKHDTGLLRLLVDIDRLVRQERPDWQLVERIARRWRAQTLLFFALSHARELLGTPVPDGVTRSLSPGTFRRAVVRGLAGPLWVLRPPAVDNLRANQFRLAYCLMLQPAGRVLRAYRTYLCAGGGGAGGALLGLARGLAWPLVIGYSCLRRGPGHEGASP, encoded by the coding sequence ATGCCAGCTGACTCCTACAAGTTGACCCCCGAGGAGCGCCTGCTGCTCCTGCTGGCCAGCGCCGAGCCCGGCAGCCGGGCCGATGAGCAGGCAGCCCACCTGCTGTCGCAGCCTTTCGACTGGCCGCGCCTGCTCGCCATAGCCCACAGCCAGGATGTGGTCCCGGTCCTGCCGTACAGCCCGCTGTGGAGCGCGGTGAGAGCCTGCGCGCCCCCGGAGGTGCTGTCCAACATCCAGGAGCGCAGGCTGCTGGTGATGATGGCCAACATGTCCGCGGCCGCCGAGCTGGACAGGATAGAGCGAGCGCTGCAGGATGAGGGGGTGGCGGTGATCCCGCTCAAGGGCGTGAGCCTGCTCAGGCGGCTCTACCCGGGGCTGGATGCCCGCAGGTGCGGGGATATAGACCTCCTGGTGAAGCCGGGGGACAGGGAGAGGGCCTGCGAGATCCTGCGCGCCATGGGATACTCTCCTCTCGGAGAACCCAGGCCTGGCCAGCTCTCGCATCCCTTCCACGGTGTGCCGCTAGCCAGGGCATCGGCACACGGCGGACATGTGGTGGAGCTGCACTGGAACCTCACAGACCCAAGCTTCGTGCCCGTGGACCTGGAGAGACTGTGGGCGAGGGCCCAGCAGACCCGCGAGCCTCGCGGCGAGATGAGCCTGCCATCGGAGGAGCTGCTCGTCTTCCTGGCGTTGCACCTGCCAAAGCACGACACGGGGCTCCTCAGGCTGCTGGTGGATATCGACCGGCTGGTCAGGCAGGAGCGTCCCGACTGGCAGCTGGTGGAGCGCATAGCCCGGCGCTGGCGAGCCCAGACCCTCCTGTTCTTCGCCCTGTCCCATGCCAGGGAACTCCTGGGTACGCCCGTGCCGGACGGGGTCACGCGCTCCCTGTCTCCGGGGACTTTCAGGAGGGCGGTGGTGCGCGGGCTCGCGGGGCCCCTATGGGTCCTGCGACCTCCAGCCGTGGACAACCTCCGAGCCAACCAGTTTCGCCTGGCCTACTGCCTCATGCTGCAGCCCGCGGGCAGGGTCCTGAGGGCCTACCGCACCTACCTGTGTGCCGGCGGAGGAGGCGCTGGCGGCGCGCTGCTGGGCCTTGCCCGGGGGCTCGCCTGGCCACTGGTCATAGGGTACAGCTGCCTCAGGCGCGGGCCAGGCCATGAGGGAGCCTCTCCCTGA
- a CDS encoding glycosyltransferase family 4 protein, with translation MRGRARRSICIVRHNYYPDTHVRRDAEALAQAGYEVTVIVLRRKGQPAREEINGVRVLRMPVEHRRGSPLRYLWEYTSFALLAFLQVSWLHLIKGFDVVEVDNMPDILIFTALVPKLTGTPIVFYVFDNMPELLAYLKGLPADHPVVRALGALESVTYKLADQVIVTQELPRRLALSRGADPSRLTVVLNSADDAVFKPPEAARKDRDVFRIVTHGSILERYGIQTLIDALPIFLESVPNAELQIFGKGEYEHRLREQVAGLGLEGRVIFRGFVELEELLSTLATADVGYVGMLNDLVLPNKLMEYVALGVPVVISRWETFERYFPEGAVAYFRPGDPQDLARVLVGLHRDPERRASMVKRASELYARYRWSEQKKVYLGVYEGLLAGSESAPALDVAREVDAS, from the coding sequence ATGAGAGGTAGAGCTCGCAGGTCGATCTGCATAGTGCGCCACAACTACTATCCCGACACGCACGTGCGCAGGGATGCTGAGGCCCTGGCCCAGGCCGGGTATGAGGTGACGGTCATAGTCCTCCGACGCAAGGGGCAGCCGGCCAGGGAGGAGATCAACGGGGTGCGGGTGCTCCGCATGCCGGTCGAGCACCGTAGGGGCTCTCCCCTGCGCTACTTATGGGAGTACACCTCGTTCGCGCTGCTGGCCTTCCTGCAGGTGTCTTGGCTGCACCTCATCAAGGGGTTCGACGTGGTCGAGGTGGACAACATGCCCGACATCCTGATCTTCACCGCGCTCGTGCCCAAGCTCACCGGCACGCCGATCGTGTTCTACGTGTTCGACAACATGCCCGAGTTGCTGGCTTACCTGAAGGGACTGCCCGCCGACCACCCGGTGGTGCGGGCGCTCGGGGCCCTGGAGAGCGTGACCTACAAGCTCGCGGATCAGGTGATAGTTACCCAGGAGCTGCCCAGGAGGCTGGCGCTCTCGCGGGGAGCCGACCCCTCCAGGCTCACGGTCGTGCTGAACTCCGCCGACGATGCGGTGTTCAAGCCTCCCGAGGCCGCGAGGAAGGACCGGGACGTCTTTCGTATCGTGACCCATGGTTCCATCCTGGAGAGGTACGGCATCCAGACCCTGATCGATGCGTTGCCCATCTTCCTGGAGAGCGTGCCGAACGCCGAGCTCCAGATCTTTGGCAAGGGGGAGTACGAGCACCGCCTGCGGGAGCAGGTGGCCGGGCTGGGGCTGGAGGGCAGGGTTATCTTCCGCGGCTTCGTCGAGCTGGAAGAGCTGCTGTCCACGTTGGCGACGGCCGATGTGGGGTACGTGGGCATGCTGAACGACCTCGTGCTGCCCAACAAGCTGATGGAGTACGTGGCGCTGGGCGTGCCGGTCGTGATATCCCGCTGGGAGACCTTCGAGCGCTACTTCCCGGAGGGTGCTGTGGCGTACTTCCGACCCGGCGATCCCCAGGATCTGGCCCGGGTGCTGGTGGGGCTGCATCGTGACCCCGAGCGCAGGGCGAGCATGGTCAAGCGGGCTTCTGAGCTATATGCCCGCTACAGATGGTCGGAGCAGAAGAAGGTCTACCTGGGCGTGTACGAGGGGCTGCTGGCGGGTAGTGAGAGCGCCCCGGCCCTGGACGTGGCGAGGGAGGTCGATGCCAGCTGA
- a CDS encoding glycosyltransferase: protein MRVLVVTNMYPTEDMPSFGTFVHDQVESLRELGVDVDVLYFNGRKSTWNYLWAFPRFWYRLLRRRYDLIHAHYVLAGVVARAQWGYKVVLTHHGPEVLGQPPWQAPLCRIMTPLFDEVIHVTEEVRSTLGDADGWVIPCGVDLKVFHPMPRSEARERAGLPQGVPLVLWAGDYWRPEKRFDLVERSMEHVKTYLPEAELVLLTGKPHDLVPIYMNACDALVLTSDLEGSPMVVKEAMACNLPVVSVRVGDVPEVVSGTEGCYLVERDPQLIADALVKVLVSPRRTNGREHIGHLSREHVALQVLQVYRHALGVRETVERYPVHER, encoded by the coding sequence ATGAGAGTGCTGGTGGTGACCAACATGTACCCCACGGAGGACATGCCCTCCTTCGGCACCTTCGTGCACGACCAGGTGGAGTCGCTCAGGGAACTGGGCGTGGACGTGGACGTCCTGTACTTCAACGGGCGCAAGAGCACCTGGAATTACCTGTGGGCTTTCCCCAGGTTCTGGTACAGGCTGCTGCGGCGCAGATACGATCTCATCCACGCGCACTACGTCCTGGCAGGCGTGGTGGCCCGCGCGCAGTGGGGATACAAGGTGGTGCTCACCCACCACGGTCCGGAGGTGCTGGGTCAACCCCCCTGGCAGGCGCCGCTGTGCAGGATCATGACGCCGCTCTTCGATGAGGTCATCCACGTTACCGAGGAGGTGAGGAGCACCCTTGGGGACGCGGACGGGTGGGTCATCCCCTGTGGCGTGGACCTGAAGGTCTTCCACCCCATGCCCAGGAGCGAGGCGCGGGAGCGTGCGGGCCTGCCACAGGGTGTGCCGCTCGTGCTGTGGGCCGGGGACTACTGGCGCCCCGAGAAGAGGTTCGACCTCGTGGAGAGGTCCATGGAGCACGTCAAGACCTACCTGCCGGAGGCCGAGCTCGTGCTGCTCACCGGCAAGCCCCACGATCTGGTGCCGATCTACATGAACGCCTGCGATGCGCTGGTGCTCACCTCAGACCTGGAGGGCTCCCCCATGGTCGTCAAGGAGGCGATGGCGTGCAACCTGCCAGTGGTCTCCGTGAGGGTCGGAGACGTGCCCGAGGTGGTCAGCGGGACCGAGGGCTGCTACCTGGTGGAGCGCGACCCGCAGCTCATAGCGGATGCGCTGGTGAAGGTGCTCGTAAGTCCAAGGCGTACCAATGGCAGGGAGCACATAGGGCACCTGTCGCGGGAGCACGTGGCCCTGCAGGTGCTGCAGGTGTACAGGCACGCCCTGGGCGTGAGAGAAACCGTTGAGAGGTATCCAGTACATGAGAGGTAG